In one Janibacter cremeus genomic region, the following are encoded:
- a CDS encoding S8 family peptidase encodes MRHQRMVSVLGALALGVTGLTATTSATAAPAQTATDSASGKQSSYVVLAERGGDAAALAERLEAQGAKVVSVNEQVGMVIVTSSSAVFAEQARSMKGVFGAATEGVVGRSPDKPKKDQDEVERPRLKGKPPTAPPVATGPKGKSKNRAADPLDSKLWGMDMINAGAAHKVESGDKRVTVGIMDTGVDASHPDIAPNFNHKLSRNFTTDIPAIDGACEVESCVDPADVDQGGHGTHVAGSVAAAKNGIGVSGVAPDVSLVNVRAGQDAGYFFVGPTVNALTYSADAGIDVVNMSFYVDPWAYYCEGGAPEDSPEEAAQQDMIIESMSRALRYANSKEVTLVGALGNAATDLANPGTDTSSPNYPAGNEHPRTLDNASCMDLPVENEHVIGVSSVGPSERKAYYSNYTTDVDSGEIEVSAPGGDAYDYPNASGPNPESMVLSSVPEEVVKAEGSVDEDGNITEYGEGWVLKDCAVIKGQEECGYYEYYQGTSMASPHAAGVSALIVSAHGKNNGHTGFGLDADTTKEILMDSARDKACPEPRLYDYPAPIPSGYNAECVGDEDFNGFYGDGIVDAEAAVSGR; translated from the coding sequence ATGCGACACCAGCGCATGGTCTCGGTCCTGGGCGCGCTCGCGCTCGGTGTGACCGGGCTGACCGCGACAACCAGCGCCACCGCGGCACCGGCACAGACGGCAACCGACTCCGCCAGCGGGAAGCAGTCCAGCTACGTCGTCCTTGCCGAGCGCGGTGGTGACGCCGCAGCGCTCGCCGAGCGTCTCGAGGCCCAGGGCGCGAAGGTCGTCTCGGTCAACGAGCAGGTCGGCATGGTCATCGTGACCTCGAGCTCGGCTGTCTTCGCCGAGCAGGCACGGTCGATGAAGGGCGTCTTCGGCGCCGCGACCGAGGGCGTCGTCGGGCGCTCCCCGGACAAGCCGAAGAAGGACCAGGACGAGGTCGAGCGCCCGCGGCTGAAGGGCAAGCCGCCCACGGCCCCGCCGGTCGCCACCGGCCCCAAGGGCAAGAGCAAGAACCGTGCCGCCGACCCCCTGGACTCGAAGCTGTGGGGCATGGACATGATCAACGCGGGCGCCGCACACAAGGTCGAGTCCGGTGACAAGCGCGTGACGGTCGGGATCATGGACACCGGTGTCGACGCGAGCCACCCGGACATCGCGCCGAACTTCAACCACAAGCTCTCGCGCAACTTCACCACCGACATCCCGGCCATCGACGGGGCGTGCGAGGTCGAGTCCTGCGTCGACCCCGCCGACGTGGACCAGGGCGGCCACGGCACCCACGTCGCCGGCAGCGTGGCCGCGGCCAAGAACGGCATCGGCGTCTCCGGCGTCGCTCCCGACGTGTCGCTCGTCAACGTGCGTGCCGGTCAGGACGCGGGCTACTTCTTCGTCGGGCCGACGGTCAACGCGCTGACCTACTCCGCCGACGCGGGCATCGATGTGGTCAACATGAGCTTCTACGTCGACCCGTGGGCCTACTACTGCGAGGGCGGTGCGCCGGAGGACAGCCCGGAGGAGGCGGCCCAGCAGGACATGATCATCGAGTCGATGTCCCGTGCGCTGCGGTACGCGAACTCCAAGGAGGTCACCCTCGTCGGTGCGCTCGGCAACGCGGCGACCGACCTGGCGAACCCGGGCACGGACACCTCCAGCCCGAACTACCCGGCCGGCAACGAGCACCCGCGCACCCTCGACAACGCGAGCTGCATGGACCTCCCGGTCGAGAACGAGCACGTCATCGGTGTCTCGTCGGTCGGCCCGAGCGAGCGCAAGGCGTACTACTCCAACTACACGACGGACGTGGACTCGGGCGAGATCGAGGTCAGCGCCCCGGGCGGTGACGCCTACGACTACCCGAACGCCAGCGGGCCGAACCCGGAGAGCATGGTGCTCTCCTCCGTCCCCGAGGAGGTCGTCAAGGCCGAGGGCTCGGTCGACGAGGACGGCAACATCACCGAGTACGGCGAGGGCTGGGTCCTCAAGGACTGCGCCGTCATCAAGGGTCAGGAGGAGTGCGGGTACTACGAGTACTACCAGGGCACCTCGATGGCCTCGCCGCACGCGGCCGGTGTCTCCGCGCTGATCGTCTCCGCGCACGGCAAGAACAACGGCCACACCGGATTCGGTCTCGACGCCGACACGACCAAGGAGATCCTCATGGACTCCGCGCGTGACAAGGCCTGCCCGGAGCCGCGTCTCTACGACTACCCGGCGCCGATCCCCTCCGGGTACAACGCCGAGTGCGTCGGTGACGAGGACTTCAACGGCTTCTACGGTGACGGCATCGTCGATGCCGAGGCCGCCGTCAGCGGTCGCTGA
- a CDS encoding acyl-CoA dehydrogenase family protein, with protein sequence MIDLEVPKKFRPLVSQARGMAEEVFRPISRKYDRAEHEYPAELDLVSAVIDGMADGGAGQGAGASNTTRAKDDGAEEGDVAAVGSGRKSAKGEKENKNGSNLSSVLSILETCRGDVGLTLSIPRQGLGNAAIAAVANDEQKARYAGKWAAMAITEPDTGSDSGAIRTTATKDGDHYVLNGEKIFVTSGERAELVVVWATLDRSLGKQAIKSFVVRRDNPGLQLVRLEHKLGIRASDTAAFVLDDCRVPAEDLLGDPEVRIEGGFGGAMQTFDNTRPLVAAMALGLTRASLDRTTELLAEAGVVVDQDRPANVQSAAAAKLIEMEADYQSAYLLTLRAAWMADNGKPNSMEASMAKAKAGRTCVDVSLACVELAGATGYAETELLEKWARDSKILDIFEGTQQIQLLVIARRILNYSSKELK encoded by the coding sequence ATGATCGATCTCGAGGTTCCGAAGAAGTTCCGCCCGCTCGTCTCCCAGGCCCGCGGCATGGCCGAGGAGGTCTTCCGGCCGATCTCGCGCAAGTACGACCGGGCCGAGCACGAGTACCCCGCCGAGCTCGACCTCGTCTCGGCCGTCATCGACGGCATGGCCGATGGAGGAGCCGGCCAGGGCGCCGGCGCGTCCAACACCACCCGCGCCAAGGACGACGGCGCCGAGGAGGGTGACGTCGCCGCCGTCGGCTCCGGCCGCAAGAGCGCGAAGGGGGAGAAGGAGAACAAGAACGGCTCCAACCTCTCCTCGGTGCTCTCCATCCTGGAGACCTGCCGCGGGGACGTCGGCCTGACCCTGTCCATCCCGCGCCAGGGACTGGGCAATGCCGCCATCGCCGCCGTCGCGAACGACGAGCAGAAGGCGCGGTACGCCGGCAAGTGGGCCGCCATGGCGATCACGGAGCCGGACACCGGGTCCGACTCCGGCGCCATCCGCACCACGGCGACCAAGGACGGCGACCACTACGTCCTCAACGGCGAGAAGATCTTCGTCACCTCCGGCGAGCGCGCTGAGCTCGTCGTCGTCTGGGCGACCCTCGACCGCAGCCTGGGCAAGCAGGCCATCAAGTCCTTCGTCGTCCGACGCGACAACCCCGGCCTGCAGCTGGTGCGCCTGGAGCACAAGCTCGGCATCCGCGCCTCCGACACCGCAGCCTTCGTCCTCGACGACTGCCGCGTCCCCGCCGAGGACCTCCTCGGCGACCCGGAGGTGCGGATCGAGGGTGGCTTCGGTGGTGCGATGCAGACCTTCGACAACACCCGTCCGCTCGTCGCGGCGATGGCCCTGGGGCTCACCCGCGCCTCGCTCGACAGGACGACGGAGCTGCTGGCCGAGGCCGGTGTCGTCGTCGACCAGGACCGGCCGGCCAACGTCCAGTCCGCGGCCGCGGCCAAGCTCATCGAGATGGAGGCGGACTACCAGAGCGCCTACCTGCTCACCCTGCGCGCCGCGTGGATGGCCGACAACGGCAAGCCGAACTCGATGGAGGCCTCGATGGCCAAGGCGAAGGCAGGGCGCACCTGCGTCGACGTCTCCCTCGCCTGCGTCGAGCTCGCCGGCGCCACCGGGTACGCCGAGACCGAGCTGCTCGAGAAGTGGGCCCGCGACTCCAAGATCCTCGACATCTTCGAGGGCACTCAGCAGATCCAGCTGCTCGTCATCGCCCGCCGCATCCTGAACTACTCCAGCAAGGAGCTGAAGTAG
- a CDS encoding acyl-CoA dehydrogenase family protein, protein MASSDTLTLADKGQRIGLRLIAKAGALPGLKDKDVRARVEKYLYKGAVTGFKAQTAAGRTFAKKKASGDPARPAPTKPRKTFDLTPTEDQQMIQGVARELAEEVVRPAAAAADAERTVPDEVRAAAADMGLHLIGVPAELEGIAEERSAVTGALVLEELARGDMGIATAIMARSAVATALASYGSAEQQATYLSEFTGDNPPVAALALQEPQVLFDPFALRTTGRREGGEIVLDGVKALVPGAEQAELFIVSAEIEGESRLVIVTSGLEGLQVEDAPAMGVRAARTARLHLEGVRVHESDLLGTAQDHRDAVRRARLAWAAAAVGTSQAVLDQVSEYVKERKAFGEPIGYRQAVAFTVSDIAIELAGLRLVVWKAASRLDRGEDAGAEIAQARSLVARHATWIGSSGVQLLGGHGFVKEFDNERWYRDLRGAGVLEGTLLV, encoded by the coding sequence ATGGCTTCCAGCGACACGTTGACCTTGGCCGACAAGGGCCAGCGCATCGGCCTGCGTCTCATCGCCAAGGCCGGGGCCCTGCCCGGCCTGAAGGACAAGGACGTGCGGGCCCGCGTCGAGAAGTACCTGTACAAGGGTGCCGTGACCGGCTTCAAGGCGCAGACCGCGGCCGGTCGCACGTTCGCGAAGAAGAAGGCCTCCGGGGACCCGGCTCGCCCGGCCCCGACGAAGCCGAGGAAGACCTTCGACCTCACGCCCACCGAGGACCAGCAGATGATCCAGGGGGTGGCGCGTGAGCTCGCCGAGGAGGTCGTGCGCCCCGCCGCGGCCGCCGCCGATGCCGAGCGCACCGTCCCGGACGAGGTCCGCGCGGCCGCCGCCGACATGGGTCTGCACCTCATCGGTGTCCCGGCCGAGCTCGAGGGCATCGCCGAGGAGCGCTCCGCCGTGACCGGCGCCCTCGTCCTCGAGGAGCTGGCCCGTGGGGACATGGGCATCGCCACCGCGATCATGGCCCGCTCGGCCGTCGCCACCGCGCTCGCCAGCTACGGCAGCGCGGAGCAGCAGGCCACCTACCTGAGCGAGTTCACCGGCGACAACCCACCGGTCGCCGCCCTGGCCCTCCAGGAGCCGCAGGTGCTCTTCGACCCCTTCGCCCTGCGGACCACGGGTCGGCGCGAGGGTGGTGAGATCGTCCTCGACGGCGTCAAGGCACTCGTGCCGGGCGCCGAGCAGGCCGAGCTCTTCATCGTCTCCGCCGAGATCGAGGGCGAGTCCCGCCTGGTCATCGTCACCTCCGGCCTCGAGGGCCTGCAGGTCGAGGACGCCCCCGCCATGGGGGTGCGCGCAGCGCGGACCGCCCGCCTGCACCTCGAGGGTGTGCGCGTGCACGAGAGCGACCTGCTCGGGACCGCCCAGGACCACCGGGACGCCGTCCGGCGCGCCCGGCTCGCCTGGGCTGCAGCAGCCGTCGGCACCTCCCAGGCCGTCCTCGACCAGGTCAGCGAGTACGTGAAGGAGCGCAAGGCCTTCGGCGAGCCGATCGGTTACCGCCAGGCCGTCGCCTTCACCGTCTCCGACATCGCCATCGAGCTCGCCGGGCTGCGCCTGGTCGTGTGGAAGGCCGCCTCCCGCCTCGACCGCGGCGAGGACGCGGGCGCCGAGATCGCCCAGGCCCGCAGCCTCGTCGCACGGCACGCCACGTGGATCGGTTCGAGCGGCGTCCAGCTGCTCGGCGGCCACGGCTTCGTCAAGGAGTTCGACAACGAGCGCTGGTACCGCGACCTGCGGGGCGCCGGAGTCCTCGAGGGCACGCTGCTCGTCTGA
- a CDS encoding phosphoenolpyruvate carboxykinase (GTP), with product MVDVDAALDASGLTNEAVREYVKHWAEITQPDRIEVIGTEDDDRLIQECLDSGEFLPAGEGRYYSRSYSKDTARSEERTIVATNDEKDKGVYNNWRPASEMKEKLTELMRGQSKGKTMYVLPYLMSPRNNELAQWATGVELTDSRPVVLHMMRMSRVGVEHVNDLPQQDNFVRAVHVTGDLENLGQGTADDKRYFVTVADERMILHFGSSYGGNALLGKIAHGLRQGAYDGWATKKFLAEQYMLIGITDKETGKRYHITGGFPSASGKTNLAMMLPPDAMGDRYQVDFYGDDIAWLWVDEKTGKLMGMNPEYGVFGVAKDTNEKTNPTALRSTDPGTKVIFTNVAYNPKLQEVWWEGRTPEPPADVDGWLDWKGEPIADREPGDDSPWAHPNSRFTTTLANVPNAAPDFDEPAGVPIDAIIFGGRTRDREPLIRAIEDVAEGVYDGLTLGAEATFAAEGVEGQLRYDPMSNRPFMAYGEGDYAQHYLDILSQVKDKPLFAHVNWFQRDPEDGHYVWPGFRENLRPLLWLMRLKDGEVTGRRTAVGILPTEDELDLEGLDLPQADLDRILSIDVPRWQQEMGFREEHLKQFDRLPEEIWQAHRRVAKALDNEQA from the coding sequence ATGGTCGACGTCGACGCCGCGCTGGATGCGTCAGGCCTCACTAACGAGGCGGTCCGCGAGTACGTGAAGCACTGGGCGGAGATCACCCAGCCGGATCGGATCGAGGTGATCGGCACCGAGGACGACGATCGACTCATCCAGGAGTGCCTCGACTCCGGCGAGTTCCTCCCCGCCGGCGAAGGTCGCTACTACTCCCGCTCCTACTCCAAGGACACCGCCCGCTCCGAGGAGCGCACCATCGTCGCGACCAACGACGAGAAGGACAAGGGCGTCTACAACAACTGGCGCCCCGCCTCCGAGATGAAGGAGAAGCTGACCGAGCTGATGCGCGGTCAGTCCAAGGGCAAGACCATGTACGTGCTGCCCTACCTGATGTCGCCGCGGAACAATGAGCTGGCCCAGTGGGCCACGGGCGTCGAGCTCACCGACAGCCGGCCGGTCGTGCTGCACATGATGCGCATGTCCCGGGTGGGCGTGGAGCACGTCAACGACCTGCCGCAGCAGGACAACTTCGTGCGCGCCGTGCACGTCACCGGCGACCTGGAGAACCTCGGCCAGGGCACCGCGGACGACAAGCGCTACTTCGTCACCGTCGCCGACGAGCGGATGATCCTGCACTTCGGCTCCTCCTACGGCGGCAACGCCCTCCTCGGCAAGATCGCCCACGGCCTGCGCCAGGGCGCCTACGACGGCTGGGCCACCAAGAAGTTCCTCGCCGAGCAGTACATGCTCATCGGCATCACCGACAAGGAGACCGGCAAGCGATACCACATCACTGGTGGCTTCCCGAGCGCCTCGGGCAAGACCAACCTCGCGATGATGCTGCCGCCGGACGCGATGGGTGACCGGTACCAGGTCGACTTCTACGGCGACGACATCGCGTGGCTGTGGGTCGACGAGAAGACCGGCAAGCTCATGGGGATGAACCCGGAGTACGGCGTCTTCGGTGTCGCCAAGGACACCAACGAGAAGACGAACCCGACGGCGCTGCGGTCCACCGACCCGGGCACGAAGGTCATCTTCACCAACGTCGCCTACAACCCGAAGCTCCAGGAGGTCTGGTGGGAGGGCCGCACGCCCGAGCCGCCGGCCGACGTGGACGGGTGGCTGGACTGGAAGGGCGAGCCGATCGCCGACCGCGAGCCGGGCGACGACTCCCCCTGGGCACACCCGAACAGCCGCTTCACCACGACGCTGGCCAACGTGCCGAACGCCGCTCCGGACTTCGACGAACCGGCCGGCGTGCCGATCGACGCGATCATCTTCGGTGGCCGCACGCGTGACCGCGAGCCGCTGATCCGTGCGATCGAGGACGTCGCCGAGGGCGTGTACGACGGCCTGACGCTGGGCGCGGAGGCGACCTTCGCCGCCGAGGGCGTCGAGGGTCAGCTGCGCTACGACCCGATGTCGAACCGGCCGTTCATGGCCTACGGCGAAGGTGACTACGCGCAGCACTACCTCGACATCCTCAGCCAGGTGAAGGACAAGCCGCTCTTCGCGCACGTCAACTGGTTCCAGCGCGACCCGGAGGACGGGCACTACGTGTGGCCCGGCTTCCGTGAGAACCTGCGCCCGCTGCTGTGGCTCATGCGCCTGAAGGACGGCGAGGTCACCGGCCGCCGGACGGCCGTCGGCATCCTCCCGACCGAGGACGAGCTGGACCTCGAGGGGCTCGACCTGCCGCAGGCCGACCTCGACCGGATCCTGTCCATCGACGTGCCGCGCTGGCAGCAGGAGATGGGCTTCCGCGAGGAGCACCTCAAGCAGTTCGACCGGCTGCCGGAGGAGATCTGGCAGGCCCACCGCCGGGTCGCCAAGGCCCTGGACAACGAGCAGGCCTGA
- a CDS encoding class I SAM-dependent methyltransferase, giving the protein MDDYLAINRANWDDRTAIHVDSPEYDLARYRSDPQAISDVVSFDRPRLGDLDGLRAVHLQCHIGTDTLSLHRLGAQVIGVDLSPAAVTAARELARETGAEIDYVVSDVYGAPEALAGVAPFDLVYTGIGALNWLPDIDRWAGVVVDLLRPGGRLHLREGHPMLWSLDDPREDRLLAVEYPYFQTEAPMVWDEASTYVSTGEGSGARIGATITHEWNHGLGEIVTALLDHGMRITGLEEHDSVPYLALGDQMEPHPDHPGEFRLTERRERLAASYTLQAVKEH; this is encoded by the coding sequence GTGGACGACTACCTGGCGATCAACCGCGCGAACTGGGACGACCGGACCGCGATCCACGTCGACTCCCCCGAGTACGACCTCGCCCGCTACCGCAGCGACCCGCAGGCCATCAGCGACGTCGTTAGCTTCGACCGGCCCCGCCTCGGCGACCTCGACGGCCTGCGGGCCGTGCACCTGCAGTGCCACATCGGCACCGACACGCTCTCCCTGCACCGCCTCGGCGCGCAGGTCATCGGTGTCGACCTCTCCCCCGCCGCGGTGACCGCCGCACGCGAGCTGGCCCGGGAGACCGGCGCGGAGATCGACTACGTCGTCTCCGACGTCTACGGGGCACCCGAGGCGCTGGCCGGGGTCGCCCCCTTCGACCTCGTGTACACGGGCATCGGCGCCCTGAACTGGCTGCCGGACATCGATCGGTGGGCTGGCGTCGTGGTGGACCTCCTGCGGCCCGGCGGCCGCCTGCACCTGCGGGAGGGTCACCCGATGCTGTGGAGCCTCGACGACCCGCGCGAGGACCGCCTGCTGGCCGTGGAGTACCCGTACTTCCAGACCGAGGCCCCGATGGTCTGGGACGAGGCCTCGACCTACGTAAGCACGGGCGAAGGGAGTGGCGCCCGAATCGGGGCGACCATCACCCACGAGTGGAACCACGGCTTGGGTGAGATCGTCACGGCGCTGCTCGACCACGGCATGCGCATCACCGGACTCGAGGAGCACGACAGCGTCCCCTACCTCGCGCTGGGCGACCAGATGGAGCCGCACCCGGACCACCCCGGCGAGTTCCGTCTCACCGAGCGTCGCGAGCGCCTGGCCGCGAGCTACACCCTGCAGGCGGTCAAGGAGCACTGA
- a CDS encoding alpha/beta hydrolase has translation MWVRRVGIAAALVVGVLAVLVGAAWAFQRSLVFVPDSSPVTAPDDVREVTFTTSDDLELTAWLVEPGAGVADREVAVLYAPGNGGNRGGRIGIGRALVDEGFTVLLMDYRGYGGNPGNPSEEGLAKDATAAVEVLRSEGFAPGRTLYLGESIGTGVVARLQADRPPAGMLLRSPFTSFVDVGSHHYPFLPVGLLMRDRFPVETYVTSSDVPTTIVYGTDDEIVPAEQSARVADTAGRLEEVVALDRVGHNDPQMFGRPVVEALVRLADAHVGVSAP, from the coding sequence ATGTGGGTCAGGCGAGTGGGCATCGCTGCGGCGCTGGTCGTCGGTGTGCTCGCCGTGCTCGTCGGCGCGGCGTGGGCCTTCCAGCGCTCGCTCGTCTTCGTCCCCGACTCTTCCCCGGTCACCGCGCCCGACGACGTGCGGGAGGTGACGTTCACGACGAGTGACGACCTGGAGCTGACCGCTTGGCTCGTCGAGCCCGGGGCGGGTGTCGCCGACCGCGAGGTGGCCGTCCTCTACGCACCCGGCAACGGCGGCAACCGCGGCGGGCGTATCGGTATCGGACGGGCGCTCGTGGACGAAGGGTTCACCGTCCTCCTCATGGACTACCGCGGCTACGGGGGCAACCCCGGGAACCCCTCGGAGGAGGGACTCGCCAAGGACGCCACGGCTGCTGTGGAGGTGTTGCGTAGCGAGGGCTTCGCGCCCGGGCGGACGCTCTATCTCGGCGAGTCCATCGGTACGGGCGTCGTCGCGCGCCTGCAGGCGGACCGGCCACCTGCCGGGATGCTGCTGCGCTCGCCGTTCACCAGCTTCGTCGACGTCGGTTCACACCATTACCCCTTCCTGCCCGTGGGGCTGCTCATGCGCGACCGGTTCCCGGTGGAGACGTACGTGACCTCGAGCGACGTGCCGACCACGATCGTGTACGGCACCGACGACGAGATCGTGCCGGCCGAGCAGAGTGCCCGGGTCGCCGACACCGCGGGGCGCCTCGAGGAGGTGGTGGCCCTCGACAGGGTGGGACACAACGACCCGCAGATGTTCGGGCGCCCCGTTGTCGAGGCACTCGTCCGATTGGCCGACGCCCACGTGGGCGTCAGTGCTCCTTGA
- a CDS encoding thiamine pyrophosphate-dependent enzyme, with translation MSEPIDTSFTDGARSLVSEPGAGLPEWLAPREALGLFESQLRSRHLDLAARWLRGRGEGFYTIGSSGHEGNAAVAAALRPTDPALLHYRSGGFYVHRATQVPDHDAVRDVLLGLVGAASEPISGGRHKVFGHHDLAVIPQTSTIASHLPRAMGVAFSLARASKLGVECSWPEDSVVVCSFGDASANHSTAVGAINAAIQASYQGLPMPLLFVCEDNGIGISVQTPKGWIETAFGQRPGLAYFEADGCDLAEALRVSREAAHYVRTQRKPAFLHLGTVRLMGHAGSDVESAYRRPAEIADDLDRDPLLATARLLVSAGTLSAEDVVQWYESVRQEVRTTAEEVIALPKLSSAAEVMTPLAWPDPDTVAAAAGRPVERDARLVVFGKRLPEDEGPLTVAQAVNRALLDGAVSDPGLLVFGEDVARKGGVYGVTRTLQRRLGPARVFDTVLDEQSILGVALGAGVSGLLPVPEIQYLAYLHNAEDQLRGEAATLPFFSEGQYTNPMVVRVAGYGYQKGFGGHFHNDNALGVLLDIPGLVVASPSRPDDAAAMMRTCLMAARTDGATSVFLEPIALYHTTDLYEPGDGEWAAAYPTPGASEEAVLGRARTYGQGDDLTIVTFGNGLHMSLRVAATLAAEDIHVRVVDLRWLRPLPVEDILREANETGRVLVVDETRRTGGVSEGVVTALVDGRFDGRIARVTSDDSFIPLGDAALTVLLSEETVEAAARDLLGNG, from the coding sequence ATGAGCGAACCGATCGACACCTCCTTCACTGACGGGGCGAGGTCCCTCGTCAGTGAGCCGGGGGCCGGCCTGCCCGAGTGGTTGGCCCCCCGGGAGGCGCTGGGACTCTTCGAATCGCAGCTGCGCAGTCGGCACCTCGACCTGGCGGCGCGCTGGCTGCGCGGCCGGGGAGAGGGCTTCTACACGATCGGCTCGTCGGGGCACGAGGGGAACGCGGCCGTGGCTGCTGCTCTGCGTCCCACGGATCCGGCCCTGCTGCATTACCGCTCCGGAGGCTTCTACGTCCATCGGGCGACCCAGGTGCCCGACCACGATGCCGTCCGCGACGTCTTGCTCGGACTGGTCGGTGCTGCCTCCGAGCCGATCTCGGGAGGGAGGCACAAGGTCTTCGGGCACCACGACCTGGCTGTGATCCCGCAGACCTCGACGATCGCGTCCCACCTACCCCGGGCGATGGGAGTGGCGTTCTCGTTGGCCAGGGCGAGCAAGCTCGGCGTCGAGTGCTCCTGGCCGGAGGACTCCGTGGTGGTCTGCAGTTTCGGTGACGCGTCGGCCAACCACTCCACGGCAGTCGGAGCGATCAACGCGGCGATCCAGGCGTCGTACCAAGGACTGCCCATGCCACTGCTCTTCGTGTGCGAGGACAACGGCATCGGGATCAGCGTGCAGACTCCGAAGGGCTGGATCGAGACGGCATTCGGGCAGCGTCCGGGGTTGGCCTACTTCGAGGCTGACGGGTGTGATCTGGCCGAGGCGCTCCGGGTGTCACGGGAGGCGGCGCACTACGTCCGGACTCAGCGCAAGCCTGCATTCCTGCATCTGGGGACCGTTCGCCTGATGGGTCACGCCGGCTCGGACGTGGAGTCGGCGTACCGACGTCCGGCTGAGATCGCCGACGATCTGGACCGGGACCCGTTGTTGGCGACGGCCCGGTTGCTGGTGTCCGCTGGAACGCTCTCGGCCGAGGATGTGGTCCAGTGGTACGAGTCCGTGCGACAGGAGGTCAGGACCACCGCGGAGGAAGTCATCGCCCTGCCGAAGCTGTCCTCCGCGGCGGAGGTGATGACGCCCCTGGCATGGCCGGACCCGGACACGGTGGCCGCAGCGGCGGGACGTCCCGTGGAGCGTGATGCCCGTCTGGTGGTCTTCGGCAAGCGGCTACCCGAGGACGAGGGGCCGTTGACGGTGGCGCAGGCCGTCAACCGGGCCCTACTGGACGGGGCTGTCTCGGATCCGGGGTTGCTGGTTTTCGGAGAGGATGTCGCCCGCAAGGGGGGTGTCTACGGTGTCACCCGCACCCTGCAGCGACGCCTCGGTCCTGCGCGCGTCTTCGACACCGTGCTCGACGAGCAGTCCATCCTCGGGGTGGCGCTCGGGGCCGGTGTCTCCGGCCTCCTGCCCGTGCCGGAGATCCAGTACCTGGCCTATCTCCACAATGCAGAGGACCAACTGCGCGGCGAAGCCGCGACATTGCCCTTCTTCTCGGAGGGCCAGTACACCAACCCGATGGTCGTCCGGGTCGCCGGGTACGGCTACCAGAAGGGATTTGGTGGTCACTTCCACAACGACAACGCGCTCGGGGTGCTGCTCGACATCCCCGGTCTTGTGGTGGCCTCACCATCCCGGCCGGATGACGCGGCAGCAATGATGCGGACCTGTCTGATGGCAGCGCGGACGGACGGCGCGACGAGTGTCTTCCTGGAACCGATCGCGCTATACCACACCACAGACCTCTACGAACCGGGTGACGGTGAGTGGGCTGCTGCGTACCCGACCCCCGGTGCCTCGGAAGAAGCGGTGCTGGGGCGTGCCCGTACTTACGGTCAGGGCGATGACCTGACGATCGTGACGTTCGGGAACGGGCTGCACATGTCGTTGCGGGTCGCCGCCACGTTGGCGGCCGAGGACATCCACGTCCGGGTCGTCGACCTGCGGTGGCTCCGCCCGTTGCCGGTGGAGGACATCCTGCGGGAAGCGAACGAGACGGGTCGTGTCCTCGTCGTGGACGAGACCCGGCGAACCGGTGGGGTGTCGGAGGGTGTCGTCACGGCGTTGGTCGACGGCCGCTTCGACGGGCGTATCGCTCGGGTGACCAGCGACGACAGCTTCATCCCGCTGGGCGACGCCGCTCTGACGGTGCTGCTCTCCGAGGAGACCGTCGAGGCCGCGGCCCGCGACCTCCTAGGAAACGGCTGA